TAAAGCACCTTGCGGCCGAACTCGACCGACAGGGCCGGTGCGTAACCGTTCAGGCTCGCGAGCAGCGTGACCTTGATGCACTCGTAGAGCTTCACCGATTCGTTGATGCGATGTTCGATGAGCTGCGCCAGCGGCGAGATAAAGCCGTAAGCGAGCAGAATGCCGAGGAAGGTGCCCACGAGGGCCTGTGCGATGAGGGCACCGAGCACGGCTGGCGGCTGGTCGGCCGAGGCCATCGTGTGCACCACGCCCATCACGGCCGCCACGATACCGAAGGCCGGCATGGCGTCACCCGTCTTTTGCAGACAGTGCGCGGGCACCTCGCCCTCGTGACGGTACGTTTCGATTTCGTGATCCATCAGGTTCTCGATCTCGAACGCGTTCATGTTGCCGCTGACCATCAGTCGCAGATAGTCGGTGAGGAATTCCATGATGCGCGGCTCGCCGAGAATGCGCGGGTACTGCGAGAACACCGGGCTCGATGCCGGATCTTCGACGTCTCCCTCGATGGCGAGCATGCCGTCCTTACGCGCTTTGGCGAGCAGCACGTACAGGAGCGCCATCAGCTCCATGTACAGCTCTTTGGTGTATTTCGAGCCCTTGAACAGCATCGGCAGCGCTTTCATCGTCGCCTTGATCGCCTTGCTGTTGTTGCCCACCACGAACGAGCCGACGCCCGCGCCACCGATGATCAGCAGCTCGGTCGGCTGAAACAGCGCGCCCAAGTGGCCCCCGCCAATGACGAAGCCGCCAAAGACCGATGCCAGAACGATGATGTAACCAATGACGACAAGCACTGCCGGATACCTCTCGCAAAAATACGTCTACGGAAAATTGTCCTTCCTGTTCAGAGGGCTTAACGGCAGACACGCAGGGAAACTGTAGGGGCGGGATTACCTCGATACGACGTGTGACACGGGCCCGATCAGGCGGCCAGCGGAGAAATCGCGGCGTCCGGCTCACCCGACACCACGGCGGGCGCGAGATCGGCGGCATGCGCGTGCTTCGCTTTCCGAGTCTTTCCGGCGCGCGACGGCGGTGCGCACAGGCCGCAAACGTACTGGCCATGCGGCTC
The Pandoraea oxalativorans genome window above contains:
- the motA gene encoding flagellar motor stator protein MotA; amino-acid sequence: MLVVIGYIIVLASVFGGFVIGGGHLGALFQPTELLIIGGAGVGSFVVGNNSKAIKATMKALPMLFKGSKYTKELYMELMALLYVLLAKARKDGMLAIEGDVEDPASSPVFSQYPRILGEPRIMEFLTDYLRLMVSGNMNAFEIENLMDHEIETYRHEGEVPAHCLQKTGDAMPAFGIVAAVMGVVHTMASADQPPAVLGALIAQALVGTFLGILLAYGFISPLAQLIEHRINESVKLYECIKVTLLASLNGYAPALSVEFGRKVLYSTVRPSFAELEEHVRQVKAR